From a single Lactococcus carnosus genomic region:
- a CDS encoding GNAT family N-acetyltransferase, giving the protein MLTLTKMHQANFDDYMATAITTYASEKEDNGSWPKADALSNAETAYQQLLPDGLLTADNYLYIIQEKAETLGYIWFAKSNQDSETAFIYDFEIYPAFQNRGFGTQALSLVESEAKQLGFSALSLHVFGSNAPAIHLYKKVGFGVTDISMRKTL; this is encoded by the coding sequence ATGTTAACCCTTACTAAAATGCACCAAGCGAATTTTGACGACTATATGGCAACTGCCATAACCACCTATGCAAGCGAAAAGGAAGATAATGGCAGTTGGCCTAAAGCTGATGCCCTTTCAAATGCTGAAACTGCCTACCAGCAGTTACTACCAGATGGGCTGTTAACAGCAGATAATTATTTATACATAATCCAAGAGAAGGCTGAAACTCTTGGTTATATCTGGTTTGCTAAGTCTAACCAGGATTCAGAGACTGCCTTCATCTATGATTTTGAAATCTACCCAGCCTTTCAAAATAGAGGTTTTGGTACCCAAGCCCTATCCTTAGTTGAATCAGAAGCAAAACAGCTCGGATTTTCTGCCTTATCACTTCATGTTTTTGGTAGTAACGCACCTGCGATTCACCTTTATAAAAAGGTGGGATTTGGCGTGACAGATATAAGCATGCGTAAAACATTGTGA
- a CDS encoding YebC/PmpR family DNA-binding transcriptional regulator: protein MGRKWANIVAKKTAKDGANSKVYAKFGVEIYAAAKQGDPDPESNSKLRFTIERAKQAQVPRHIIDKAIDKAKGSSEETFTEGRYEGFGPNGSMVIVDTLTTNVNRTAANVRSAYNKNGGNFGASGSVSYLFDNTGVIGFIGDNADEIFEYLLDKEIDVRDVEQQDDQVIVYTEPEALHKALEALRENGVAEFTVSELELIPQSEVDLSGDDVEIFEKLIDALEDDEDVQKVYHNVADF from the coding sequence ATGGGACGTAAGTGGGCGAATATCGTCGCTAAAAAGACAGCAAAAGACGGTGCAAACTCTAAAGTTTATGCTAAATTCGGTGTAGAAATTTATGCTGCAGCTAAACAAGGGGATCCAGATCCTGAGTCAAACTCAAAACTTAGATTCACGATTGAGCGTGCTAAACAAGCACAAGTACCACGTCATATCATCGATAAAGCGATCGATAAGGCAAAAGGTAGTAGTGAAGAAACCTTTACTGAAGGTCGCTATGAAGGATTTGGTCCAAATGGGTCGATGGTGATTGTCGATACCTTGACAACAAATGTCAACCGAACTGCAGCGAATGTGCGTTCTGCCTATAACAAAAATGGTGGTAATTTTGGCGCATCTGGATCTGTTTCCTATTTATTTGATAACACTGGTGTTATCGGATTTATTGGCGATAATGCTGATGAAATTTTCGAATATTTACTGGATAAAGAAATCGATGTTCGCGATGTTGAGCAACAAGATGATCAAGTGATTGTTTATACAGAACCAGAAGCACTTCATAAGGCACTGGAAGCACTTCGTGAAAATGGTGTTGCTGAGTTTACAGTATCAGAACTTGAGTTGATTCCCCAAAGTGAAGTAGACCTATCTGGTGATGATGTAGAGATATTTGAAAAATTGATTGATGCACTTGAAGACGATGAAGATGTGCAAAAAGTCTATCATAATGTGGCTGACTTCTGA
- a CDS encoding sugar ABC transporter substrate-binding protein produces MKKFILIGVTALAALGIMSGCSSNNKKEASSPLTFWYMGDGDQGVKPIIDKFTKETGVAVKIQSIPWSASRDKLLTAVAAKNGPDVAQIGTSFMSEFVDAGALTDISDDVKKTDVLKPTNFFDGSVATTKFDNKYYAVPWYTETRALYYRTDLLNAAGYPQAPKTWEELADAAKKLANRGDNMYGINIDAAEPTFGFMFARQNGSTLFDKQNKPLFNQPEMVNALKYLEDIVKSGASPKTNLGLDISQSFGGKGIVPMFISGPWMISGINENATDIKGKWAVAELPKGPVNGESVTGGANLAVFSSSKKKADSMKLIEYLSKKENQTAFFKSTNSLPTNKAAWQSETFTKDPIISVFGKQLEQSQPMPLLKKWDETTQLYMKQWEQVISKGKDIKKAMTELDDDTIKLNK; encoded by the coding sequence ATGAAAAAATTTATTTTAATAGGTGTCACAGCCTTGGCTGCTCTGGGTATTATGTCTGGTTGTTCAAGTAACAACAAGAAAGAAGCATCCAGTCCATTAACTTTTTGGTACATGGGTGATGGTGATCAAGGTGTTAAACCGATCATCGATAAATTCACTAAAGAAACTGGCGTTGCAGTGAAAATCCAGAGTATTCCATGGAGTGCTTCTCGAGATAAATTATTGACAGCTGTTGCAGCAAAAAATGGACCAGATGTTGCGCAAATTGGGACTTCTTTCATGAGTGAGTTCGTAGACGCAGGTGCGTTAACTGATATTTCTGATGATGTCAAAAAAACTGATGTTCTGAAACCAACTAACTTTTTTGATGGGTCAGTTGCAACGACTAAGTTCGATAACAAATACTACGCTGTGCCTTGGTACACAGAAACACGTGCGCTATATTACAGAACAGACTTGCTGAATGCTGCAGGCTATCCACAAGCGCCAAAAACATGGGAAGAATTAGCAGATGCTGCTAAAAAACTTGCTAATCGTGGCGATAACATGTATGGTATCAACATTGATGCTGCAGAACCAACTTTTGGTTTCATGTTTGCACGCCAAAATGGCTCAACTTTATTTGATAAGCAGAACAAACCATTGTTCAACCAACCTGAAATGGTAAATGCCCTTAAATATCTAGAAGATATTGTTAAATCAGGGGCGTCTCCTAAGACGAATCTTGGACTAGACATCAGCCAAAGTTTTGGTGGTAAAGGTATTGTTCCGATGTTCATTAGTGGCCCATGGATGATTTCTGGCATCAATGAAAATGCTACAGATATCAAAGGTAAATGGGCTGTAGCTGAATTGCCTAAAGGCCCTGTTAATGGTGAGTCAGTAACTGGTGGCGCTAATTTAGCTGTCTTTAGCAGTAGTAAGAAAAAAGCTGATTCTATGAAACTGATCGAGTATCTTTCTAAAAAAGAAAATCAAACAGCCTTCTTTAAATCGACTAATTCATTACCAACGAATAAAGCTGCATGGCAATCAGAAACATTTACAAAAGATCCAATTATCTCTGTTTTTGGTAAACAATTAGAACAATCTCAACCAATGCCATTACTTAAAAAATGGGATGAAACAACGCAACTCTATATGAAACAATGGGAGCAGGTTATCTCTAAAGGTAAAGATATCAAAAAAGCAATGACTGAGCTTGATGATGATACGATTAAGTTGAATAAATAA